In Nicotiana tabacum cultivar K326 chromosome 10, ASM71507v2, whole genome shotgun sequence, the DNA window GTTTTTAAGATATGATCCGACACTGAATGCATTTTGCTGAAGCTTCTCTTTTTCAATTACTCTGAGAACAGCTAGGCCCCCAGCAGTACACACAGGATTACCGCCGAAGGTGTTGAAATAACTGCGATTAGTCAGGACCTTTGCAATCTCGGGTGTGGTGACCACAGCACCAAGTGGGATGCCATTTCCAATGCCCTGATTAGAATTTATTCTCAGAAGCTTAATAAAAATGAAGAGAGAATGTCTACATAATTGCAGTCACACATATCCATAGGAAGAATTTTCTGAGGTTTCATTAATACGACTTTGCTTGGTTAAGCTAACATATGGAACAATCTTACACAGCTGCAGATGGCATTAAAAACTCTGGAGGAACTGGTATATGGTGAACTAACTACCCCTAGAGAAGCAACTTTCTGGTAATGAGCAGCAGCTTTAGGTCCTCCCCCAACCCAAAATAGAGAAATGACAGTAAAGATAATGGTAAAAAGAAGATTAGTCATGCAATTTAATTTCAGTATCATTATCTAAAAGCTGGAGTCTGAATGTAGAACTATTCTGTGAAATCTCAACGGAAACAACAAACAGGATAAAAAGAAAAGAGCATGGAGAATCCACCTTTGCCATGGTAACAATATCAGGCACGACACCGtgaccttcaaatccccaaaaatggCTCCCCGTCCGAGCAAATCCCGACTGGACCTCATCAGCTATACAAATGCCTCCTGCCTTTCTGACTCTGTCATAGACCGCTGGCAAGTATCCTGGGGCCAGCTCCAAAATCCCGCCAACTCCCTGACAAGAACACATGCCATAGTTAAAATCAAATGGAATATCTTGAAGGATATAATCATGAAACTGTGAGCGCATGAAGTGCACATCTAAGTCAGATTATGCTACCTGTATAGCTTCTGCAATAAAACCAGCCACACGACCACTAGTTCCATAGGTGATCAAATCATCTAAATCCCTCGCATATTTCAGTCCGTCTGAACCAAACACACCTCTATATTGATCAGGGTTCAGGGCATGGTGAACTCCAGTCTGTTGGAATATGCATGGCAGATAACTTGCAAATGATTGGAATGACGATAAAACAAAATTTGAGGAGATAGATTGAGCACATCATTGTACAAGATAATGAGATATTACAGTTAAAAGAAATCTAGCCTAGCAATATATCTATGTTACAGTTAACACGCTTTTACATCTTTGTCTTTCTTAAGACTCTGAAAAGGAATTCCAATAACATCATACCAAATTTTTAAAAGCAGGACACGTTTGCTTAGATATATTAGTAAGAGATACAACTATACGACCATGGAATACagtaacagcttgtttggatggttgttacatgttatattgtatcgtattgttactttaaatacaatgtttgttttgattgctaCTTAAATTTTAtagtatcgtatcgttaaatccatcGTTACGTAATGGCGAAAAGTACCACTTTATGGAACGATCGATTCGGTGTGGTCGCATCGttgccttatttttttctctcatcttgcccttccttattattaaataatcctattttatcTACCTTTTCATATAATTATTCTACCTCGTAGcttactttattttataatattgcaagtttatccctcatattgttggtgcatgatatcatataagtcaaaacaatacagtacaatacaatacaatactatacgatacattatgaaatgatacctaacaaccatccaaacaagctgttaaggTATTCCTAGGAAATATTTTTTAGTACAAGGGTTGTATTGTGAAAAAATCTACTTTTTGGATAGTAAATTACTACAGAGAGAGCTACATTTTGATGAAAAACTTatataacaacatcaataattaGTACTAAAGAAATTACTGGAAAAGTACCTAAATGCTTCGTTTATGAAGGTTTTAATGATCAAGCAATGCGTACAGAAAGCACAAGACACAGAATTCCAAGTTATACTTTAAAAAGCCTGCAAAGCATGCTTTCAACAATTTAACATTAAAGTGTACAAAAAAAAGATAATAAAGTGGCTGCATTGGGAGACATGCCTGTACAACATTGAACTTGTAGCTCGACTGGGCAGTGGAACCCATTGTCCCAGCAGCATTGCCATGATAGCCATTCCTAAGGGAAATAACATCTTGGCAACCAGTGTACAACCGTGCCATCATCAAAGCCAACTCATTCGCCTCCGTGCCCGAATTTGTAAAGAAGACAACCTACAAAccaattaaaaggaaaaaaatatacaCGCCATCATTATAGATAAATGATATTCATGCATACTAATTGAAGAATAAAGTCAATGAACCTTGAGATCTCCAGGCAACTTGGATGCAAGTGCCTCAGCAAAATCAGCTACAGCATGATTCAAATACAAAACAGTGGAGTGCTGCAAACGCTTTGTTTGATTAACAATTGATTCAACCACCTCAGGATGGCAATGCCCACAACACACTGTAGCAATCCCTCCAAATGCATCTAGATATCTCCGCCCATTTTCGTCATACAAATACTGCATCTTCCCATCCACCAAATTCAACtgaaaacacaaaaattaatGAATCGC includes these proteins:
- the LOC107828015 gene encoding alanine--glyoxylate aminotransferase 2 homolog 3, mitochondrial, with the translated sequence MRRFIPKMALLRKNQPQSLFSCRPNSSVAQSCTSLHQQEDDTSLPKMPPFDYTPPPYTGPSAHEILLKRQTYLNPAIFHFYKKPLNLVDGKMQYLYDENGRRYLDAFGGIATVCCGHCHPEVVESIVNQTKRLQHSTVLYLNHAVADFAEALASKLPGDLKVVFFTNSGTEANELALMMARLYTGCQDVISLRNGYHGNAAGTMGSTAQSSYKFNVVQTGVHHALNPDQYRGVFGSDGLKYARDLDDLITYGTSGRVAGFIAEAIQGVGGILELAPGYLPAVYDRVRKAGGICIADEVQSGFARTGSHFWGFEGHGVVPDIVTMAKGIGNGIPLGAVVTTPEIAKVLTNRSYFNTFGGNPVCTAGGLAVLRVIEKEKLQQNAFSVGSYLKNRLTSLMEKHEIIGDVRGRGLMLGVELVTDRQSKTPAKVEILRVMEQMKEMGVLIGKGGFYGNVFRVTPPLCFTKEDADFLVDVMDYSMSKM